One Microvirga thermotolerans DNA window includes the following coding sequences:
- a CDS encoding SLC13 family permease, which yields MTQGQTFAFAILAGMMALFIWGRLRYDLVAVLALLAAVFTGIVPHKAAFSGFGDDIVIIVASALVVSAAVARSGVMEAVLHRVSPYITSVQGQIVVLVTVVTILSAFVKNIGALAMIIPVAFQMARRSNASPSCFLMPMAFGSLLGGLITLVGTSPNIIVSRVREDLTGQPFGMFDFTPVGLGLAAAGVAFLAFGYRLLPGGRKAVAAMDEAINLTDYMTEARVAENSPVVGLTVSDLANACDNEVLVTGIVRNKTEHMAPLPDAVLRKGDIVLLEGDPEALERAVARAHLELEGDDRPTQGRGADEEIGGIEAVVGPTSMLIGQTAKRMALHERFNINLLAVSRSGERFTERLRDITLQTGDVLVLKGDLTRLPDKLKELGCLPLAEREIRLGNIRQGLVPVVVLASAMGLTAFGLLPIATAFFAAAALMVLLGALSLREAYEAVDWPILVMLGALIPVSEAIRTTGGADLLAGWLSLLASTLPSYGALALIMMAAMGVTPFLNNAATVLVMAPIAATFAGQLGYKPDAFLMAVAVGAACDFLTPIGHQCNTLVMGPGGYRFGDYWKLGLPLSFIVLLLGVPLILLVWPLT from the coding sequence GTGACGCAGGGCCAGACCTTCGCCTTCGCCATACTGGCCGGAATGATGGCGTTGTTCATTTGGGGACGCCTGCGTTACGACCTTGTGGCTGTTCTCGCCCTTCTTGCGGCTGTGTTCACCGGCATTGTCCCCCATAAGGCGGCTTTCTCCGGATTTGGTGACGATATTGTCATCATTGTCGCAAGTGCCCTCGTCGTCAGCGCGGCGGTCGCACGCTCTGGCGTGATGGAGGCGGTCCTCCATCGAGTCTCACCTTACATCACCTCGGTGCAGGGCCAGATTGTCGTTCTTGTGACCGTGGTCACGATCCTGTCCGCCTTTGTCAAAAACATCGGCGCGCTCGCAATGATAATCCCAGTGGCGTTCCAGATGGCACGGCGCTCGAATGCCTCCCCCTCGTGCTTTCTCATGCCGATGGCCTTCGGGTCTCTGCTCGGCGGTCTGATCACCCTTGTCGGCACCTCGCCCAACATCATCGTCTCTCGCGTGCGTGAGGACCTGACGGGTCAGCCTTTCGGCATGTTCGACTTCACCCCGGTCGGCCTCGGCCTCGCGGCGGCTGGCGTGGCGTTCCTGGCCTTCGGCTACCGGCTTCTGCCCGGCGGTCGCAAAGCTGTCGCGGCCATGGACGAGGCGATCAACCTCACCGACTACATGACGGAAGCGCGCGTTGCGGAGAACTCGCCGGTCGTCGGCTTGACAGTCAGCGACTTGGCAAACGCATGTGACAACGAGGTCCTGGTCACTGGGATCGTTCGGAACAAAACCGAGCACATGGCACCCCTGCCGGATGCTGTCCTTCGCAAGGGCGATATTGTTCTCCTTGAGGGCGATCCGGAAGCGCTGGAGCGGGCGGTCGCCCGCGCTCATCTGGAACTCGAAGGCGACGACCGCCCCACGCAAGGCAGGGGTGCCGATGAGGAGATCGGAGGAATTGAGGCTGTCGTCGGACCGACCTCAATGTTGATTGGTCAAACGGCCAAACGCATGGCGTTGCACGAGCGCTTCAACATCAATCTTCTCGCCGTCAGTCGCAGCGGCGAGAGGTTCACCGAGCGCCTGCGCGACATCACCTTGCAGACTGGCGACGTTCTCGTGCTGAAGGGCGATCTCACCCGGCTTCCGGACAAGCTGAAGGAACTCGGCTGTCTGCCGCTGGCTGAGCGCGAAATCCGCCTGGGCAATATCCGGCAGGGTCTTGTCCCCGTGGTGGTCCTGGCGAGCGCCATGGGGCTCACGGCCTTTGGCCTTTTGCCCATCGCCACCGCCTTCTTCGCCGCTGCCGCCCTGATGGTCCTGCTCGGGGCACTCTCGCTCCGCGAGGCTTACGAAGCTGTCGATTGGCCCATTCTGGTGATGCTCGGGGCGCTGATCCCAGTCAGCGAGGCGATCCGCACGACCGGTGGGGCCGATCTCCTAGCTGGATGGCTCTCGCTGCTTGCCAGCACCTTGCCATCTTATGGAGCGCTCGCGCTGATCATGATGGCGGCTATGGGCGTGACGCCGTTCCTGAACAATGCGGCCACAGTGCTGGTGATGGCTCCCATCGCGGCAACCTTTGCTGGACAACTTGGCTACAAACCTGACGCCTTTCTCATGGCAGTCGCGGTGGGCGCAGCCTGCGACTTCCTCACGCCGATTGGACACCAGTGCAACACGCTCGTGATGGGACCGGGCGGATACCGGTTCGGCGACTACTGGAAGCTGGGGTTGCCGCTCTCCTTCATTGTCCTTCTGCTCGGCGTGCCGCTCATCCTGCTCGTGTGGCCGCTGACCTAG